TTCCTTGTTGACTGGAATATCCTAAATAAGATTTTGGATGCCGCCGACGTTCGAGAGGGCGACCACATTCTCGAGATTGGCGCAGGTGCCGGCACGGTCACGCTTGCCATGGCGGAGCGAGGCGCAAGAGTAGTGGCTGTGGAAATCGACCGTGCTCTGCTTGATATTCTTTCAGAATTGTTTGCTGACCACTCAAATGTTAGAATCGTTCATGCTGACATTCTAAGCCTCAACCTTCCTCAATTTCTTTCCAGCCAATTTGGGTCGGCAAAGATAAAAGTCATTGGCAATTTGCCTTACTATATCACGAGCCCAATTATAACCGAGCTTCTCCTGGCGCGTTCACAGATTGAACTAATCGTACTTATGGTCCAAAAAGAAGTTGCCGACCGCCTGAAAGCCTCTCCAGGTACAAAAGATTACGGTTCGATGAGTGTTTTTGTGCAGTATTATTCGGAAATTGATGTCATTGCTTATGCGTCGAAGACCGTTTTCTTTCCTCGACCGGATGTATCAAGTGCGGTAGTCCGACTGACGCCTCGGAGTGTGCCGCCAGTCAAGGTTCCAAGCGATGAGTCGTTCTTCGCAGTTGTGCACTGTGCATTTGGACAGCGGCGAAAGACATTGCTCAACAGCTTGTCCGACTGCCAGGCTCTCGGGCTCTCAAAAGACCAAGTCTTGCAAGTGCTTCAAAAGGCGGGTATTGATTTTTCCCGCCGCCCTGAAACCCTTTCCCTTGAAGAGTTTGCCCAAATAGCCTCAGCCTATTCTAGCTTGGAATAAGGGGAAACCAAATGGGGTAGGTGCTCTGGTTAGGTTGACAAGAGGCATATGCATACGTATACTTAACGAGTGAATTCTAATAGCGAAACAGCCATCATTCATTCGTATGCTAAGGTAAACTTGACGCTCGATGTGCTTGACTTGATGCCCAACGGCTTCCACGCAATTGAAAGCGTAATGCAGACTATCGCCCTGCACGACACGATTCGGCTTTCGCTGGTTGAGCCTCCTGGGGTCCGGGTGGTTTGTGATTTGCCAGATATCCCGACCAACGAGCGGAATTTAGCATACCGGGCGGCCGCGCTTTTTCTAGAAAACCTGGGCGTAAAGCTGGGAGTCGAAATTCAACTTAAGAAGCGGATTCCGCCTGAGGCAGGTCTTGGAGGAGGAAGCAGCAATGCCGCTTCCGTACTTAGAGGTTTGAATCAGCTTGTTGCAAATTCGGAGCTCAAGGTTAGCGGGGATGGAGGTTTAAGTCTTAAAGCTATGATTGACCTTGCCGCAAGAATTGGCTCAGATGTGCCTTTTTTCTTAGTTGGCGGAACAGCGTTTGTTCGCGGCAGAGGTGAGGATGTCGAGCCACTGGCGGACATCCGGCGCTGGTGGATGGTCATTGTGAAGCCGCCATTTGGGATTTCTACTGCCTGGGCGTATAGCCGCTTGGATGAGATGCGTGCGGAATGCGGATGGCGGGTGCGCAAGGAACAAGGTACAGCTTCTGCACGTATGTTGGATTGTATTCGGGAAGACTGCGATGACCTTCCAAACCTGTTAAGTAATGATCTCGAGGCCCCTGCTCAAGAACGTCATCAGGAGATAGCTACCATCAAAAGGGCTTTGATAAAAGAAGGCGCAAAAGGTGCGCTTATGTGCGGAAGTGGTTCGGCTGTGTTTGGTCTTTTTGAAGATGAAGGCTCAGCTCAACAGGCTGCAAAGAATCTTAATTTTAGATTTGGGAAAGTATTCAAAACACACACGATTGGCCGAAAAGAAGCGCTCGGGTCCAATTTCTTTGAACAAGCTTAGTTTTGGCTTGATTTCGCCCAGAACCCAATGAGAAGATATTATGGCTAGCAAGAATGAAAGCTATTCATTGCCCGCATTTATAATAGCAGGTGCGCCTGCCGAGCCGGAATTCGAGCGGAGGTACGGAGTAAAGTATCGATGCGAGGTACCAATCGCCGGTAGAGCAATGCTTCTCCGTGTATTGGATGCGTTATCAGCATCGCCTAGAGTCAAGGGTATCTACATAATTGGGTATGCCGATTCAATCGAAGGAGCTTCCATCCTAAAGCCTCGGGGCAGTTTCTTAGATAACCTGCTAGTTACAGTGGAAGCAGAGCCCGCAGCTAAGCGCCTTTTAATTGTCACATCGGACATTCCAATGCTGACTTCAGCTGCGGTTACTAGTTTCATCGAACTTTGTGGCGACATGAGCGCAGATTTTTACTACCCTATAATCCCCAAAGAAGTGAATGAACATCGCCTGCCAGGCATTCGTAGGACTTATGCCAGGCTTGCCGAGGGTATGTTTACTGGTGGAAATATGGTAATCATTAATCCTCGAATGGTGCTACAAAATGCAGGAATCATTGGTGATATACTTTTGGCTCGAAAGCATCCTATGAAAATTGCACGGCTTATTGGACTTGGAACTCTCTTCCGCGCTGCATTCGCACAAAAGGTGTGGCCTGGAGCTTTAAGCATTGCGCGGTTGGAGCATGTAGCCGGTCGCATTTTTAATGGTAAAGTAAAAGCTGTGCCTGTCGAATTCCCCGAGATTGGCGCCGACGTAGATTCGCCAGAGCAGGCGGAAACAATCGAAAGGTTGATTAAGCAGAAGCAGGAAGGTGAACGCAGATAGGAAGGATTCTTGAGAAGATAACTAAGCCTGCGGACCTAAAAGGTCTTTCGGCAGAGCAACTGAACAACCTTGCCGCGGAGATTCGAGAGGAAATAATTAACGGCGTGGCAAAAACCGGTGGTCATCTCGCTTCGAATCTTGGAGTTGTTGAGCTAGCCACTGCTCTATATGCATCCTACGATTTGCCGAAAGACATTGTTATATGGGATGTAGGACATCAGTGCTACCCCCATAAGCTTCTTACTGGCAGGTATCAAAACTTCAAGACTCTTCGGCAGTTCGGTGGCATAAGTGGTTTTCCAAAGCGGAGCGAAAGCCCATATGACTTCTTTGGAACCGGTCATGCTAGCACATCTATATCGGCTGCCCTTGGATTTGCAAAAGCCCGCGATCTAAAAGGCACAAAAGAGCATGTGGTTGCAGTAATTGGCGATGGTGCGCTCACTGGTGGGCTTGCCTGGGAGGCACTAAATAATGCTGGCCAGCTCAAGACGAGCCTGACGATTGTCCTTAATGACAATGAAATGTCTATTTCAAAAAGCGTGGGCGCGTTTGCAACTCATCTAAGCAAGCTACGCATGCTTCCGCTCTATAGGAAGATGGAGCATAGGGCGAAGGAAGTCATCGAAAGCTTGCCGGTAGGCGGTAAAACGATATCTCGAACTGCTGAGGGCATCCTTCATGGTGTGACACACTTGATTGGGGCACAAGCTGGTATTATATTCGAAGAGCTGGGCTTTACATATCTCGGTCCAATAGACGGCCACGACATTGGGTTGCTTCTTGATGTTTTTTACCATGTCAAGCAGATTGATGGCCCTGTCATAGTCCACGTCCTAACTACCAAAGGCAAAGGGTACGAACACGCTGAAAATAACGCACGTATGTTCCATGGAATCGCGCCATTCCAAGTGAAAGACGGCAAGGTCGAGCAAACACCAAGGTCGCTTACTTATACTGAGGTATTTGCCAATGCCTTGGTTGACCTTGCTGAGAAGGACGAGCGAATAGTTGCCGTGACGGCGGCGATGCCCGATGGCACAGGACTAAGCAAGTTTGCTGAGAAATTCCCCGAGCGGTTTTATGATGTCGGCATAGCCGAGCAGCATGCCGTAACATTTGCAGCTGGGCTTGCGGCTGCTGGACTAAGACCAATTGTTGCGGTGTATTCAACTTTCCTCCAGCGTGCATATGATCAAATTGTCCATGACGTATGCCTTCAAAAGCTCCCCGTTGTTTTTGCTATAGACCGTGCGGGACTAGTTGGCGACGACGGCCCAACACATCATGGTGCTTTCGATCTCTCATATCTCCGCCATATCCCCAATCTCGTTTTGGCGGCGCCAGCTGATGTCGCAGAGCTTTGGGATATGCTTGCACTTGCCTTCTCTTACGATGTGCCGTTTGCAATTAGGTATCCGAGAGGTTCGGCGATAGATATTACTGGATACAGGTCTTCAGAACCCAGTGTTTCGATGGGCATGGCAGAGTTGCTTGCCAAAGGAGATGATGTTTGTATAATTGCTATTGGTCCAATTGTGGCATCGGCTCTGAGAGCCAGGGATATCCTTCAAGAGTCGGGGGTTTCGGCGGCGGTGGTGAATGCTAGGTTTGTGAAGCCACTTGACTCCAAGCTGATTCTCAGCCTTGTGTCCCAATGCCGACGATTGGTGCTTGTGGAGGAGAATACAGTTCAGGGTGGCTTTGGTGGCGCAGTTCTTGAATTGCTCGCCGCCTCGGGAATGGGCGGTGTGAACGTCAGGCAAATTGGCCTTCCGGATGAGTTTGCCGCTCATGGTGCAACTTCAATGCTTTATGAACTTTATGGTTTGGATGCCGAGCATATCGCGGCAGTTGCTCTTGAGTTAGCAACAAGTAAGTCTAGCGGTCTTGAAATAAAAGAGATAAGGGGTTGAATATACGTATTATGTATCAGCCCGAATATCAAACAGCATATTCTCAAGTGCTAATTGAGCAGTGACATTTCCTGCCAAGTATCGCCGCGTGTCCATTATCGACTTAATTGCCGCTTGAAGTCGTTCTCTTGTATAGAGAACCACTTGCTCTTTCAAATCATCCACCATGTCAATATTGCAAACTGGCGCGTCGTTTCCCCGAATCTTAAGCGAAAGAAGGTCAGAATACCAGGAAAGGATGTAGTCCAGCAGTCTGTGGAGCCTTCCTATTCGCGTGCGTTCGTCGCTATCTGACTGTGTTCCTTCGGCCATCTTGCGAATTATCTCGGCGGTCTTGAATGCTAGTACTGGTGGCGAGGTGGGCCAATTGCGGATAAGTCCTAGGACAGCCGCTCGGTCCTCAAGCACCGCGGGGTCGGATGCCATGCGTATTGCTCGACCGATGGCGCCTTGTGAGCATGCAGCGATTAGCTTTACTTTTTCCTCGGGAAGGTCGAAATTTTTTCTTAACATCGCTTCGACTTCGGATGTCGAAGCTCGCATAAACCTTATTGTTCTGCACCTCGACCGGATGGTTGGCAAGAGCAGGGTGGGGTTGCAGGAGAGCAGGATGAGAACGGCATAGGAGGGTGGTTCCTCTAGGATTTTAAGAATTGCATTTTCAGAGCTGGGGTTCAAGGTGTCTGCCTGTTCGATAATTACAACAGACCAGCGGCCTCCGAGGGGTGCGAATTGAAGGCTCTTGATCATCTCTCGCATTTGGTCAATCTTTGTCTGGTCGCCTTCTGGGGTGATGATTCGGACATCGGAGTGTGTGCTGGCTTCTATCCGCCTGCAAGATATACATGTGCCGCACGCATCCTCATTATTCTCGGAGGTTTTGTTGACGCAGTTTAGCGCAGATGCAAATGCAAGGGCGGTTGCCGTCTTGCCAGTATTTGCTGGACCTACGAAAAGATAGGCATGGGCAACTTCGCCGCGGCGAAGCGAGAATTTAAGTGCACGAATAGCACCTTCTTGACCTTCAATGTCAGAAAACCTCATGTCAGAACCGTTCGAAGCGTTCTACATCCACAACAAAGACGACCGCGCCGCCGACAAGTACTTTTACAGGGCTTGGCATAAATACGCCTACCGGACCGGCATCTGGTGGGATGAAATTTGCATATTGCTCGCGGGTTTTGCAGCTATCTCGGATTACGCCAAGCAACTCTTCCAGCCGCTTTTCCTCAACGCCTATGAGGAAAGTGACGTTTCCATCGCGAAGAAAACCACCAGTGCTTGCCAGCTTTGTAAACTTGAAGTTTGAGCGGAGGAGAGCCTCCGAAATCCTTGCTTTGTCTCTGTCGTGGATAACTGTGATGACTAGTTTCATTTTGGCCTCCCAAAGGTATTATATTGGCAATCCGAGCTTTTCCGCAACATGGCGTAAGATTTCCTGGTGGACTGTCTTGACGTCGCGGGATGAATCTATGACGACAATTCTGTTAGGGTTTAGCCTTGCTTCTTCTAAAAAGCCGGCGCGGACTCGCTGATGATATTCGATGGACTTGCGCTCGATTCTATTCCACCGGCGCTGGCGTCGGAGGCCCGTCTCAACATCGACATCGAGGAGCAAAGTGAGGTGCGGCATCAAACCGTTTGTTGCAAAGTGATTTAGTTGACGAATTAGCTCTAAGTCGAAGCCACTGCCGTAGCCTTGGTATGCGGTTGTTGAGTCAATATACCTAGCGCATATGATGGTAACGCCAGCCTCAAGGCTCGGGCGGATTACTTTTTCTGTATGTTGGGCACGTGCGGCTAGATAAAGGAAAAGCTCGGTTCTATCGGTTATCTCATCGTCTGCTCCTTGAAGGAGAATGTTCCTAATTTTTTCGCTGATTGGGTCGCCGCCAGGCTCGCGCGTTAGCTTTACTTTGATTCCGTGTTTTATTAGGGCATCGGCTAGCATAATGGCCTGCGTCGACTTGCCGGATCCTTCTGGTCCTTCCAAAGTTATGAAATAAGCATCCACATATGTCTCCAAGTTATGTTTTTTCTTAAATAATTATAAATGAAAGCGGCTTAATTCTGAAATTTCCAGAAGCATTTGCCTAAGCCATACACTTTGACTCTTAGATCTCGGTTGTTTCCTGGGGACGCTGAGAGAAATTATGTTATGGTCTCATGATTCTTACGCGACGAAATGGCTCGGTTCCGACGCTTTCTGAGATGAGTTTATTTTCTGCGGCAAGTTGATGTTGTAGCCGCCTTATGTAACTGCTTTGCGGCATTAGTTCTGCCATTTCCTCGCCCGCGAGAACCCGTTCTATCGCTTCTTCTGCCTCACGGAGCGCAAGTTCTTCATTTTCGAATTCTGAAACTTTGAATATTGTCTTGAGAACCGTTGCTATTTGGGTGTATGTATTGCTCTTGACGATATATGTAGGAATTTCCCGTTCAGTAGCATCTTTCAATTTAGCGGGTTCTTTCCTAGCGTGCGCTTTGAGGGTAATGATTACATCTGCTTCTCGCCAGTCTTTTGTGATGTATGCCGGAACTTTGAGCTCTCGGATTGCTCGTTCGAGCCTATTTCTGCTTACACCATAGGGGAAAATTCGAACTGTCTGGGGTAGGGGTTTGGCTTGAGGAATGGGTGGTACCAGTGTGCCTACCTCTTCAGGAGCTCGCACATCGAGATCAGCTTCTTGGACAACCTCAACTTCGCCCTCCGGGTTTCTGATGCGGATTTCGGGGCGAGGGGGTGTGCCACGAAGGAGCTTATCTACAACCTTTGCCACGTCGTGGTGAATGGCTAGCTTGTCAACTTCCATGATTTCTATGACTATGTCGAATGTCGGTGGTGCTTTTCGCTCTAGCACCGTTTTTTGTGTGCCTCTTCGCTTTGCTTCCTCGTCGCTGAGGGTTACTGCTTGAATGCCTCCGACAAGGTCGGAAAGGGTGGG
This is a stretch of genomic DNA from Armatimonadota bacterium. It encodes these proteins:
- the ispE gene encoding 4-(cytidine 5'-diphospho)-2-C-methyl-D-erythritol kinase, with protein sequence MNSNSETAIIHSYAKVNLTLDVLDLMPNGFHAIESVMQTIALHDTIRLSLVEPPGVRVVCDLPDIPTNERNLAYRAAALFLENLGVKLGVEIQLKKRIPPEAGLGGGSSNAASVLRGLNQLVANSELKVSGDGGLSLKAMIDLAARIGSDVPFFLVGGTAFVRGRGEDVEPLADIRRWWMVIVKPPFGISTAWAYSRLDEMRAECGWRVRKEQGTASARMLDCIREDCDDLPNLLSNDLEAPAQERHQEIATIKRALIKEGAKGALMCGSGSAVFGLFEDEGSAQQAAKNLNFRFGKVFKTHTIGRKEALGSNFFEQA
- a CDS encoding NTP transferase domain-containing protein; amino-acid sequence: MASKNESYSLPAFIIAGAPAEPEFERRYGVKYRCEVPIAGRAMLLRVLDALSASPRVKGIYIIGYADSIEGASILKPRGSFLDNLLVTVEAEPAAKRLLIVTSDIPMLTSAAVTSFIELCGDMSADFYYPIIPKEVNEHRLPGIRRTYARLAEGMFTGGNMVIINPRMVLQNAGIIGDILLARKHPMKIARLIGLGTLFRAAFAQKVWPGALSIARLEHVAGRIFNGKVKAVPVEFPEIGADVDSPEQAETIERLIKQKQEGERR
- a CDS encoding AAA family ATPase, which encodes MRQEQITDNLDQLLDVLPTHIRACLQDQPDLDELLEIVLDLGRPAEARFPLRVLELCDIEVTSEDIDYVVSRVGAFGKDNRAGIERTLHRISAIRNRQGKIVGLTCRIGRAVYGTIDIIRDVVESGKSILLLGRPGVGKTTKLREVARVLSDEFKKRVVVVDTSNEIAGDGDIPHPAIGHARRMQVMSPELQHAVMIEAVENHMPEVIVIDEIGTEAEAFAARTIAERGVQLIATAHGNSLENLLMNPTLSDLVGGIQAVTLSDEEAKRRGTQKTVLERKAPPTFDIVIEIMEVDKLAIHHDVAKVVDKLLRGTPPRPEIRIRNPEGEVEVVQEADLDVRAPEEVGTLVPPIPQAKPLPQTVRIFPYGVSRNRLERAIRELKVPAYITKDWREADVIITLKAHARKEPAKLKDATEREIPTYIVKSNTYTQIATVLKTIFKVSEFENEELALREAEEAIERVLAGEEMAELMPQSSYIRRLQHQLAAENKLISESVGTEPFRRVRIMRP
- a CDS encoding cyclic-di-AMP receptor; amino-acid sequence: MKLVITVIHDRDKARISEALLRSNFKFTKLASTGGFLRDGNVTFLIGVEEKRLEELLGVIRDSCKTREQYANFIPPDAGPVGVFMPSPVKVLVGGAVVFVVDVERFERF
- the rsmA gene encoding 16S rRNA (adenine(1518)-N(6)/adenine(1519)-N(6))-dimethyltransferase RsmA, translated to MRSIELTSPTRLNELFRQHGFSPKKRFGQNFLVDWNILNKILDAADVREGDHILEIGAGAGTVTLAMAERGARVVAVEIDRALLDILSELFADHSNVRIVHADILSLNLPQFLSSQFGSAKIKVIGNLPYYITSPIITELLLARSQIELIVLMVQKEVADRLKASPGTKDYGSMSVFVQYYSEIDVIAYASKTVFFPRPDVSSAVVRLTPRSVPPVKVPSDESFFAVVHCAFGQRRKTLLNSLSDCQALGLSKDQVLQVLQKAGIDFSRRPETLSLEEFAQIASAYSSLE
- the dxs gene encoding 1-deoxy-D-xylulose-5-phosphate synthase — translated: MLEKITKPADLKGLSAEQLNNLAAEIREEIINGVAKTGGHLASNLGVVELATALYASYDLPKDIVIWDVGHQCYPHKLLTGRYQNFKTLRQFGGISGFPKRSESPYDFFGTGHASTSISAALGFAKARDLKGTKEHVVAVIGDGALTGGLAWEALNNAGQLKTSLTIVLNDNEMSISKSVGAFATHLSKLRMLPLYRKMEHRAKEVIESLPVGGKTISRTAEGILHGVTHLIGAQAGIIFEELGFTYLGPIDGHDIGLLLDVFYHVKQIDGPVIVHVLTTKGKGYEHAENNARMFHGIAPFQVKDGKVEQTPRSLTYTEVFANALVDLAEKDERIVAVTAAMPDGTGLSKFAEKFPERFYDVGIAEQHAVTFAAGLAAAGLRPIVAVYSTFLQRAYDQIVHDVCLQKLPVVFAIDRAGLVGDDGPTHHGAFDLSYLRHIPNLVLAAPADVAELWDMLALAFSYDVPFAIRYPRGSAIDITGYRSSEPSVSMGMAELLAKGDDVCIIAIGPIVASALRARDILQESGVSAAVVNARFVKPLDSKLILSLVSQCRRLVLVEENTVQGGFGGAVLELLAASGMGGVNVRQIGLPDEFAAHGATSMLYELYGLDAEHIAAVALELATSKSSGLEIKEIRG
- the tmk gene encoding dTMP kinase, yielding MDAYFITLEGPEGSGKSTQAIMLADALIKHGIKVKLTREPGGDPISEKIRNILLQGADDEITDRTELFLYLAARAQHTEKVIRPSLEAGVTIICARYIDSTTAYQGYGSGFDLELIRQLNHFATNGLMPHLTLLLDVDVETGLRRQRRWNRIERKSIEYHQRVRAGFLEEARLNPNRIVVIDSSRDVKTVHQEILRHVAEKLGLPI
- the holB gene encoding DNA polymerase III subunit delta', which translates into the protein MRFSDIEGQEGAIRALKFSLRRGEVAHAYLFVGPANTGKTATALAFASALNCVNKTSENNEDACGTCISCRRIEASTHSDVRIITPEGDQTKIDQMREMIKSLQFAPLGGRWSVVIIEQADTLNPSSENAILKILEEPPSYAVLILLSCNPTLLLPTIRSRCRTIRFMRASTSEVEAMLRKNFDLPEEKVKLIAACSQGAIGRAIRMASDPAVLEDRAAVLGLIRNWPTSPPVLAFKTAEIIRKMAEGTQSDSDERTRIGRLHRLLDYILSWYSDLLSLKIRGNDAPVCNIDMVDDLKEQVVLYTRERLQAAIKSIMDTRRYLAGNVTAQLALENMLFDIRADT